A genomic window from Aquitalea aquatilis includes:
- a CDS encoding DUF6471 domain-containing protein, protein MSEKIAPWASLAARVVRVALMRKDVGYAELARRLATTFGMHEDEKALASRVALGRVRLELFLQILHVIDAEPPMLWQTAFDVATPWEERAKAVILSEIRQIPPVSIDELVARLTTLGANFTQKTLAAHVTSGNLFLPDFLRCLVILRSRSLDAFIEYRDLVSAAASTPASGD, encoded by the coding sequence GTGAGCGAAAAAATTGCTCCCTGGGCAAGCTTGGCTGCCCGTGTCGTTCGCGTTGCCCTCATGCGAAAAGATGTAGGCTATGCCGAGCTCGCCAGGCGGTTAGCTACTACATTTGGCATGCACGAAGACGAAAAAGCGCTGGCGTCTCGTGTCGCGCTCGGAAGGGTACGTTTGGAGTTATTCCTGCAGATTCTTCATGTGATTGATGCCGAGCCGCCTATGCTTTGGCAAACAGCATTTGATGTTGCAACCCCATGGGAAGAGCGTGCTAAAGCTGTCATTCTTAGCGAAATCCGTCAAATCCCACCAGTGAGCATCGATGAGCTTGTCGCTCGGCTAACCACACTTGGCGCCAACTTCACACAGAAGACCCTCGCCGCTCACGTAACGTCTGGAAATCTATTCTTACCCGACTTCCTACGATGCCTCGTTATCCTGCGCAGCAGAAGTTTGGACGCCTTTATTGAATACCGAGACTTGGTTTCGGCCGCAGCATCCACACCTGCAAGCGGCGACTAA
- the glmS gene encoding glutamine--fructose-6-phosphate transaminase (isomerizing) produces the protein MCGIVGAIAARNVVSILVDGLKRLEYRGYDSAGIAVHTGTAISRVRRVGRVAEMEAAAAAENLQGTLGIGHTRWATHGGVTEPNAHPHVSHDSIAVVHNGIIENHEQQREALKALGYVFESQTDTEVIAHLVHHHYQKGVSLFDAVKQATRQLSGAYAIGVIALDRPDELVCARMGCPLLVGLGEGEHFIASDVSAILSATRRVIFLEEGDIGLLTRDSVLLHDKNDQLIERAVHVSDVSLASLELGPYSHFMQKEIHEQPKALSDTIEAVLENGFVAELFGARASELLPQVEGVKILACGTSFYAGLTAKYWIESIAGISCDVEIASEYRYRDAFANPKHLVVTISQSGETLDTMEALKYAKELGHSMALSICNVRESAIPRASELVFYTRAGAEIGVASTKAFTTQLVGLFALAVTLGKQRGRVDAAAEHGYQEALRQLPGSVQHALNLEPQIKAWSDKFAGKQNALFLGRGLHYPIALEGALKLKEISYIHAEAYPAGELKHGPLALVDESMPVVVIAPNDALLEKVKSNMQEVRARGGELFVFADLDSHFSESDGVHVIRTPRHVGVLSAIVHTIPVQMLAYHVALARGTDVDKPRNLAKSVTVE, from the coding sequence ATGTGTGGCATCGTCGGCGCCATTGCGGCGCGCAATGTGGTTTCCATCCTGGTAGACGGCCTGAAGCGACTGGAATATCGCGGTTATGACTCCGCCGGCATCGCCGTGCATACCGGCACGGCCATCAGCCGGGTGCGCCGTGTTGGCCGCGTGGCCGAAATGGAAGCCGCCGCTGCCGCCGAAAACCTGCAGGGCACGCTGGGCATTGGCCACACCCGCTGGGCCACCCATGGCGGCGTGACCGAACCCAATGCCCACCCGCATGTCTCGCACGACAGCATTGCCGTGGTGCACAACGGCATCATTGAAAACCACGAACAGCAGCGCGAAGCCCTCAAGGCCCTGGGCTATGTGTTCGAATCGCAAACCGATACTGAAGTCATCGCCCATCTGGTACACCATCATTACCAGAAGGGTGTCAGCCTGTTCGATGCCGTCAAGCAGGCCACCCGCCAGCTGAGCGGCGCTTACGCCATCGGCGTCATCGCGCTGGACCGTCCGGACGAGCTGGTATGCGCCCGCATGGGCTGCCCGCTGCTGGTGGGACTGGGCGAGGGCGAGCACTTCATTGCCTCCGACGTCTCTGCCATCCTGTCTGCCACGCGCCGTGTCATCTTCCTGGAAGAAGGCGATATCGGCCTGCTTACCCGCGACAGCGTATTGCTGCATGACAAGAACGACCAGCTCATCGAGCGCGCCGTGCATGTGTCTGATGTTTCGCTGGCTTCGCTGGAACTGGGCCCGTACAGCCATTTCATGCAAAAGGAAATCCACGAGCAGCCCAAGGCCCTGTCCGACACCATCGAAGCGGTGCTGGAAAACGGCTTTGTCGCCGAGCTGTTTGGTGCGCGTGCCAGCGAACTGCTGCCGCAAGTCGAGGGCGTCAAGATTCTGGCCTGCGGTACCAGCTTCTACGCCGGCCTGACGGCCAAGTACTGGATTGAAAGCATTGCCGGCATCAGCTGCGATGTGGAAATCGCTAGCGAATACCGCTACCGTGATGCCTTTGCCAACCCCAAGCATCTGGTGGTTACCATCTCCCAGTCCGGTGAAACGCTGGACACCATGGAAGCGCTGAAATACGCCAAGGAGCTGGGCCACAGCATGGCCCTGTCCATCTGCAATGTGCGCGAATCCGCCATTCCGCGCGCCAGCGAACTGGTGTTCTACACCCGAGCCGGCGCAGAAATCGGCGTCGCCTCCACCAAGGCCTTCACCACCCAGCTGGTGGGTCTGTTCGCCCTGGCCGTTACCCTGGGCAAGCAGCGTGGCCGGGTGGATGCCGCTGCCGAACACGGCTATCAGGAAGCCCTGCGTCAGCTGCCGGGCTCGGTGCAGCACGCACTGAATCTGGAACCGCAAATCAAGGCCTGGTCCGACAAGTTTGCCGGCAAGCAGAACGCGCTGTTCCTGGGCCGTGGCCTGCACTACCCGATTGCCCTGGAAGGCGCGCTCAAGCTCAAGGAAATCTCCTACATCCACGCCGAAGCCTACCCGGCAGGCGAGCTGAAGCATGGCCCGCTGGCGCTGGTGGACGAAAGCATGCCGGTGGTGGTGATCGCTCCTAATGACGCCCTGCTGGAAAAGGTGAAGTCAAACATGCAGGAAGTGCGCGCCCGTGGCGGCGAGCTGTTTGTGTTTGCCGATCTGGACAGCCACTTCAGCGAGTCCGACGGCGTGCATGTCATCCGCACTCCACGCCATGTCGGCGTGCTGTCCGCCATCGTCCACACCATTCCGGTACAGATGCTGGCCTACCACGTCGCCCTGGCCCGCGGCACGGACGTCGACAAACCACGCAACCTGGCTAAGAGTGTGACGGTTGAGTAA
- a CDS encoding DeoR/GlpR family DNA-binding transcription regulator, with product MTKRNTQQRRHAIATLVQEQGEVSVDELTRRFATSEVTIRKDLALLETGGLLLRRYGGAVSLPSEMMAEPDAGQLSDRKLDIARAAAERIRDHNRIIIDSGTTTSGMIPLLGNKRGLVVMTNSLNVAAALRELENEPTLLMTGGTWDPHSESFQGQVAEQVLRSYDFDQLFVGADGIDLERGTTTFNELVGLSRVMAEVAREVIVMVESDKIGRRIPNLELPWHNIHTLITDEALPAASADMIKAKGITLICAPSNSDSARRK from the coding sequence ATGACCAAACGAAACACTCAGCAGCGCCGCCATGCCATTGCCACTCTGGTGCAAGAACAGGGCGAGGTGAGCGTGGACGAGCTGACCCGCCGCTTTGCCACCTCTGAAGTCACCATCCGCAAGGATCTGGCCCTGCTGGAAACCGGTGGCCTGCTGCTGCGCCGCTATGGTGGTGCGGTGTCCCTGCCCAGCGAAATGATGGCCGAGCCGGATGCCGGCCAGCTGTCCGACCGCAAGCTGGATATCGCCCGTGCCGCTGCCGAGCGCATTCGCGACCATAACCGCATCATCATCGATAGCGGTACCACCACCAGCGGCATGATTCCCTTGCTGGGTAACAAGCGCGGCCTGGTGGTGATGACCAATTCGCTCAATGTGGCCGCTGCGCTACGCGAGCTGGAAAACGAACCCACCCTGCTGATGACCGGTGGCACCTGGGACCCGCACTCCGAATCGTTTCAGGGGCAGGTGGCCGAGCAGGTGCTGCGCTCCTACGATTTCGACCAGCTATTTGTCGGTGCCGACGGCATCGATCTGGAACGCGGCACCACCACCTTCAACGAGCTGGTGGGGCTGTCGCGGGTCATGGCTGAAGTGGCGCGCGAAGTCATCGTCATGGTGGAGTCGGACAAGATAGGCCGCCGCATTCCCAACCTGGAATTGCCGTGGCACAACATTCACACCCTGATTACCGACGAGGCCCTGCCCGCCGCATCAGCGGACATGATCAAAGCGAAGGGCATCACGCTGATTTGCGCGCCCTCGAACAGTGACAGTGCAAGGAGAAAATAA
- the glmU gene encoding bifunctional UDP-N-acetylglucosamine diphosphorylase/glucosamine-1-phosphate N-acetyltransferase GlmU, producing the protein MDSLSIVILAAGKGTRMYSAKPKVLHPIGGAPMLARVIATARTLKPTRLVVVYGFGGEQVRQVIKDEDIIWAEQAEQLGTGHALKMALSALPQDGKTLVLYGDVPLTRSETLQQLIAAAGDGMAVLTDILDDATGYGRMLRDADGKLKAIVEHKDCTPEQLAIREINTGMMVLPNRHLGDWLHALRNGNAQGEYYLTDVLELAVAAGISVESASVSASWEAAGVNNKLQLAELERILQQNQARALLTAGVTLADPGRIDIRGTLQHGRDVSIDVNCVFEGVVELGDNVEIGANCILKNVSVAAGSRIAAFSHLEDAVVGADCRLGPYARLRPGAVLADEVHIGNFVEVKKSSIGLGSKVNHLTYIGDAEIGSKVNVGAGSVTCNYDGVNKFKTVIGDNVFVGSGTLMVAPVTLESGATVGAGSVISRTAPADALTVARARQVTIAGWKRPQKKS; encoded by the coding sequence ATGGATAGCCTCAGTATTGTCATTCTGGCGGCAGGCAAGGGTACCCGCATGTACTCCGCCAAACCCAAGGTTTTGCACCCCATCGGCGGTGCGCCAATGCTGGCGCGCGTCATTGCCACCGCTCGCACGCTCAAGCCGACGCGGCTGGTGGTGGTGTACGGATTTGGCGGCGAGCAGGTGCGCCAGGTCATCAAGGACGAAGACATCATCTGGGCTGAACAGGCCGAGCAACTGGGGACGGGTCACGCGCTGAAAATGGCGCTGTCGGCCTTGCCGCAGGATGGTAAGACCCTGGTGCTGTACGGCGATGTTCCGCTCACCCGCAGCGAAACGCTGCAGCAGCTGATTGCCGCTGCTGGTGATGGCATGGCGGTGCTGACCGATATTCTGGACGATGCCACTGGCTATGGCCGCATGCTGCGCGATGCCGATGGCAAGCTCAAGGCCATTGTCGAGCACAAGGATTGCACGCCGGAGCAGCTGGCCATCCGTGAAATCAATACCGGCATGATGGTGCTGCCCAACCGTCATCTGGGCGACTGGCTGCATGCCTTGCGCAATGGCAATGCCCAGGGCGAATACTATCTGACCGACGTGCTGGAACTGGCCGTTGCGGCTGGCATCAGTGTGGAAAGCGCCAGCGTGTCGGCCTCCTGGGAAGCCGCTGGGGTCAACAACAAGCTGCAACTGGCCGAACTGGAGCGCATCCTGCAACAAAACCAGGCGCGTGCACTGCTGACTGCCGGTGTCACGCTGGCCGACCCGGGCCGCATCGATATTCGTGGCACCCTGCAACACGGCCGTGATGTCAGCATTGACGTCAATTGCGTGTTCGAAGGTGTGGTGGAACTGGGCGACAATGTCGAAATCGGTGCCAACTGCATCCTGAAGAATGTCAGCGTCGCCGCCGGTAGCCGCATTGCCGCGTTTTCCCATCTGGAAGATGCTGTGGTCGGAGCGGATTGCCGCCTCGGTCCCTATGCTCGCCTGCGCCCTGGTGCCGTGCTGGCCGACGAAGTGCACATCGGCAATTTCGTCGAAGTGAAAAAGAGCAGCATTGGTTTGGGTTCCAAGGTCAATCACCTCACCTATATCGGTGATGCCGAAATCGGCAGCAAGGTGAACGTGGGTGCCGGCTCGGTGACTTGCAATTACGATGGCGTGAACAAGTTCAAGACCGTGATTGGCGACAATGTGTTTGTCGGCTCCGGCACGCTGATGGTGGCCCCGGTTACCCTGGAAAGCGGCGCAACAGTCGGTGCCGGCTCGGTGATCAGCCGCACCGCCCCGGCCGATGCCCTGACCGTGGCCCGTGCACGGCAGGTGACGATTGCCGGCTGGAAGCGACCGCAGAAAAAGAGCTGA
- a CDS encoding F0F1 ATP synthase subunit epsilon, translated as MSKMHVEVVSTEQLIYSGEAEFLVAPALEGEIGVYPRHVPLLTRIKPGVLRMTVPGSKEEVLVAVSGGMLEVQPTHITVLADTAIRGEDLDEARANEAKRAAEESLQHATDDLSTAKAHAALAVAIAQLKALDYLKKRVH; from the coding sequence ATGTCCAAGATGCATGTGGAAGTGGTGAGCACCGAACAACTCATCTACTCTGGCGAAGCCGAGTTTCTGGTCGCTCCGGCGCTGGAAGGTGAGATCGGTGTCTATCCGCGACACGTGCCGCTCCTGACCCGTATCAAACCCGGTGTACTGCGCATGACAGTACCCGGCAGCAAGGAAGAAGTGTTGGTGGCTGTCTCCGGCGGCATGCTGGAAGTACAGCCCACCCACATCACCGTACTGGCTGATACGGCGATCCGCGGCGAGGATCTCGACGAAGCTCGCGCCAATGAGGCCAAGCGCGCCGCAGAGGAATCTCTGCAGCACGCTACCGATGACCTGAGCACGGCAAAGGCGCACGCTGCCCTGGCAGTAGCCATTGCCCAGCTCAAGGCACTGGATTACCTCAAGAAGCGTGTGCACTAA
- the atpD gene encoding F0F1 ATP synthase subunit beta, protein MSQGKIVQIIGAVIDVEFPRDAMPKVYDALKLVDADLTLEVQQQLGDGVVRTIAMGSSDGLKRGMAVANTGAPISVPVGNATLGRIMDVLGNPVDEAGPVATDARRAIHQSAPKFDELSSATDLLETGIKVIDLLCPFAKGGKVGLFGGAGVGKTVNMMELINNIAKAHSGLSVFAGVGERTREGNDFYHEMKDSNVLDKVAMVYGQMNEPPGNRLRVALTGLTMAEHFRDEKDESGKGRDVLLFVDNIYRYTLAGTEVSALLGRMPSAVGYQPTLAEEMGRLQERITSTKDGSITSIQAVYVPADDLTDPSPATTFAHLDATVVLSRDIAALGIYPAVDPLDSTSRQLDPLVVGDEHYSVARGVQSTLQRYKELRDIIAILGMDELSEEDKLVVARARKIQRFLSQPFHVAEVFTGSPGKYVSLRDTIKGFKAILAGEYDHLPEQAFYMVGSIEEAAEKAKTL, encoded by the coding sequence ATGAGCCAAGGCAAAATCGTACAAATCATTGGTGCGGTGATCGACGTGGAATTCCCGCGCGACGCCATGCCGAAGGTTTATGATGCCCTGAAGCTGGTTGACGCTGACCTGACGCTCGAAGTCCAGCAACAGCTGGGCGACGGCGTGGTCCGTACCATTGCGATGGGTAGCTCGGACGGCCTGAAGCGTGGCATGGCTGTTGCCAACACCGGCGCACCGATTTCGGTGCCGGTGGGTAACGCCACCCTGGGTCGTATCATGGATGTACTGGGTAATCCGGTTGATGAAGCTGGTCCGGTGGCTACCGACGCACGTCGCGCCATTCACCAGTCTGCTCCGAAGTTCGACGAGCTGTCTTCCGCTACCGACCTGTTGGAAACTGGCATCAAGGTGATTGACCTGCTGTGCCCGTTCGCCAAGGGCGGTAAGGTTGGTCTGTTCGGCGGTGCCGGTGTAGGCAAGACCGTGAACATGATGGAACTGATCAACAACATCGCGAAGGCCCACTCCGGTCTGTCCGTGTTCGCTGGTGTAGGTGAGCGTACCCGTGAAGGTAACGACTTCTACCACGAAATGAAGGACTCCAACGTACTGGACAAGGTAGCGATGGTGTATGGCCAGATGAACGAGCCGCCGGGTAACCGTCTGCGCGTTGCTCTGACCGGTCTGACCATGGCCGAGCACTTCCGTGACGAGAAGGACGAGTCTGGTAAGGGCCGTGACGTACTGTTGTTCGTTGACAACATCTACCGTTACACCCTGGCCGGTACCGAAGTATCCGCACTGCTGGGCCGTATGCCTTCCGCCGTGGGTTACCAGCCGACTCTGGCCGAAGAAATGGGCCGTCTGCAAGAACGTATTACCTCGACCAAGGATGGTTCCATTACCTCCATCCAGGCCGTATACGTCCCTGCGGATGACTTGACCGACCCGTCCCCGGCAACCACCTTTGCCCACTTGGACGCTACCGTGGTTCTGTCGCGTGACATCGCTGCCCTGGGTATCTACCCGGCCGTTGACCCGCTGGACTCCACTTCGCGCCAGCTGGACCCGCTGGTGGTTGGTGACGAGCACTACTCCGTAGCCCGTGGCGTGCAATCCACGCTGCAGCGCTACAAGGAACTGCGCGACATCATCGCCATTCTGGGTATGGACGAACTGTCCGAGGAAGACAAACTGGTCGTGGCACGCGCTCGTAAGATCCAGCGTTTCCTGTCCCAGCCCTTCCACGTGGCCGAAGTATTTACCGGTTCCCCGGGCAAATACGTCTCCCTGCGCGACACCATCAAGGGCTTCAAGGCGATTCTCGCTGGCGAATACGACCACCTGCCGGAACAAGCGTTCTACATGGTTGGCTCTATTGAAGAAGCCGCTGAGAAAGCCAAGACCCTTTAA
- the atpG gene encoding F0F1 ATP synthase subunit gamma, translating into MAVGKEILTKIRSVQNTQKITRAMQMVSTSKMRKTQERMRAARPYAEKVRTVMAHLAQANADLGHPLLARRDVVKRAGIILVSSDKGLCGGLNVNSFKRFYAKVKELQDQNVEIDVCCLGQKALAATQRARLNVVASAVQLGDIPKMDKLIGPLTVLFKQYAEGELDAVYIVYSGFINTMKQEPTIEQLLPLTPHHMVVEHSHSWDYLYEPDAPSLMEFLVKRYLESVVYQALAENMASEQAARMVAMKAATDNAGNTIKQLRLVYNKARQAAITTELSEIVAGAAAV; encoded by the coding sequence ATGGCAGTCGGTAAAGAGATTCTCACCAAGATCCGAAGCGTGCAAAACACGCAGAAGATCACTCGCGCGATGCAAATGGTGTCAACCTCCAAGATGCGCAAAACGCAAGAGCGTATGCGCGCTGCCCGTCCTTATGCTGAGAAGGTGCGCACGGTTATGGCGCACCTTGCTCAGGCAAACGCGGATCTTGGTCATCCACTGCTTGCACGCCGTGACGTTGTCAAGCGCGCTGGTATCATCCTGGTTTCCTCTGACAAGGGCCTGTGTGGCGGCCTGAACGTGAACTCGTTCAAGCGCTTCTATGCCAAGGTCAAGGAACTGCAGGATCAAAACGTCGAAATCGACGTGTGCTGCCTGGGTCAAAAGGCCCTGGCTGCAACCCAGCGTGCTCGTCTCAATGTCGTGGCTAGCGCCGTCCAGCTCGGTGATATTCCGAAGATGGACAAACTAATTGGCCCGCTTACAGTGCTGTTCAAGCAGTACGCTGAAGGCGAACTGGACGCGGTTTACATCGTCTATTCCGGTTTCATCAACACGATGAAACAGGAACCGACAATCGAACAGCTCCTGCCGTTGACTCCGCATCACATGGTGGTGGAGCACTCGCATTCGTGGGATTACCTCTACGAACCGGATGCCCCCAGCCTGATGGAGTTCTTGGTCAAGCGTTACCTGGAGTCGGTGGTGTATCAGGCTCTGGCCGAAAATATGGCTTCCGAACAGGCAGCGCGTATGGTGGCCATGAAAGCCGCAACCGACAACGCGGGTAATACGATCAAGCAGCTGCGCCTTGTGTACAACAAGGCCCGTCAAGCGGCGATTACCACTGAGCTGTCTGAGATTGTGGCTGGTGCCGCAGCGGTGTAA
- the atpA gene encoding F0F1 ATP synthase subunit alpha produces MQLNPSEISDLIKAKIQNLAEGAEVRTKGTVISVTDGIVRIHGLADVMQGEMLEFPGNTYGLAMNLERDFVGAVILGEYEHISEGDEVKCTGRILEVPVGPELVGRVVNALGQPIDGKGPVNAKLSSPIEKIAPGVIARQSVSQPMQTGLKAIDSMVPVGRGQRELIIGDRQTGKTAVALDAIINQKGTGVVCIYVAVGQKASSIANVVRKLEEHGALGHTIIVAATASEAAALQFIAPYSGCSMGEYFRDRGEDALIVYDDLSKQAVAYRQISLLLRRPPGREAYPGDVFYLHSRLLERASRINEDEVEKLTKGEVKGKTGSLTALPIIETQAGDVSAFVPTNVISITDGQIFLESDLFNAGIRPAINAGISVSRVGGAAQTKVIKKLGGGIRLALAQYRELAAFSQFASDLDEATRKQLQHGEVVTELMKQKQFVPLATAEMALTLWAVNKGSYEDVPVKKALAFEAEFLAYVRANHSDVLAAVNASGDLSGDNEKLLAKAMESFKAGYSFN; encoded by the coding sequence ATGCAGTTGAACCCCTCTGAAATCAGCGATCTGATCAAGGCCAAGATTCAGAACCTGGCTGAAGGCGCTGAAGTCCGTACCAAGGGTACGGTCATTTCCGTGACCGACGGTATCGTTCGTATCCACGGTCTGGCAGACGTGATGCAGGGCGAAATGCTCGAGTTCCCGGGCAATACCTACGGCCTCGCCATGAACCTGGAGCGCGACTTTGTCGGCGCCGTGATTCTGGGCGAGTACGAACACATTTCCGAAGGCGACGAAGTCAAGTGTACCGGTCGCATTCTGGAAGTGCCGGTAGGTCCGGAACTGGTGGGCCGTGTTGTCAATGCTCTGGGTCAGCCGATCGACGGCAAGGGTCCGGTTAACGCCAAGCTGTCCAGCCCGATCGAAAAGATCGCGCCGGGTGTGATTGCGCGTCAATCCGTATCCCAGCCGATGCAGACCGGCCTGAAAGCCATTGACTCCATGGTTCCGGTTGGCCGTGGTCAGCGTGAGCTGATCATTGGTGACCGCCAGACCGGCAAGACTGCCGTTGCTCTGGACGCCATCATCAATCAAAAGGGCACGGGCGTTGTTTGTATCTACGTAGCCGTAGGTCAAAAAGCCTCGTCCATCGCCAACGTGGTTCGCAAGCTGGAAGAGCACGGTGCACTGGGTCACACCATCATCGTTGCCGCTACCGCTTCCGAAGCTGCTGCGCTGCAATTCATTGCACCGTACTCCGGCTGCTCCATGGGCGAATACTTCCGCGACCGCGGCGAAGATGCACTGATCGTATACGATGACTTGTCCAAGCAAGCCGTTGCCTATCGTCAGATCTCCCTGCTGCTGCGTCGTCCGCCGGGCCGTGAAGCCTATCCTGGCGACGTGTTCTACCTCCACTCCCGTCTGCTGGAACGTGCTTCCCGCATCAACGAGGACGAAGTAGAAAAACTGACCAAGGGCGAAGTGAAGGGCAAGACCGGTTCGCTGACCGCACTGCCTATCATCGAAACCCAGGCTGGTGACGTTTCCGCCTTCGTTCCGACCAACGTGATTTCCATCACTGACGGCCAGATCTTCCTGGAATCCGACCTCTTCAACGCAGGTATCCGTCCGGCCATCAACGCCGGTATCTCGGTATCGCGCGTGGGTGGTGCGGCCCAGACCAAGGTCATCAAAAAGCTGGGTGGTGGTATTCGTCTGGCCCTGGCCCAGTATCGTGAACTGGCTGCGTTCTCGCAGTTCGCTTCCGACCTGGACGAAGCAACCCGCAAGCAGCTGCAACACGGTGAAGTGGTTACCGAACTGATGAAGCAGAAGCAGTTCGTGCCGCTGGCCACCGCTGAAATGGCGCTGACCCTGTGGGCTGTGAACAAGGGTAGCTACGAAGACGTTCCGGTGAAGAAGGCCCTGGCATTCGAAGCTGAGTTCCTCGCCTACGTGCGTGCGAACCACAGCGATGTACTGGCAGCCGTTAACGCTTCGGGCGATCTGTCCGGCGACAACGAGAAGCTACTGGCCAAGGCGATGGAATCGTTCAAGGCTGGCTACAGCTTCAACTGA
- a CDS encoding F0F1 ATP synthase subunit delta — protein sequence MAELITVARPYAEAVYSLATETRTLDQWSDALAWLAAMVNNPDMVEVVTDPKHTAKEVEALMLDVLGERANESVKNFLVALIENHRLMLLPHIASQFELYKAEAENIVDAQVETAFPLTEEQKAELTSTLSKKYGKTVRLDVRDNADLIGGVRVLVGDDVIDSSVRGKLQAMAASLKN from the coding sequence ATGGCAGAACTCATTACCGTCGCAAGGCCCTACGCCGAAGCGGTATACAGCCTCGCCACCGAAACGCGTACGCTGGACCAGTGGTCCGATGCGCTTGCGTGGCTGGCTGCCATGGTGAACAACCCGGATATGGTCGAAGTTGTCACCGATCCGAAACATACCGCAAAAGAGGTTGAGGCGCTGATGCTGGATGTCCTCGGCGAGCGTGCCAATGAAAGCGTGAAAAACTTTCTGGTCGCCCTGATCGAGAACCACCGCCTGATGCTGCTGCCGCATATCGCCAGTCAGTTCGAACTGTACAAGGCCGAAGCGGAAAACATCGTTGATGCGCAAGTTGAAACGGCGTTCCCGCTGACCGAAGAACAGAAAGCCGAACTCACCAGCACGCTTTCCAAGAAATACGGCAAAACCGTACGTCTTGATGTGCGTGACAATGCCGATCTGATCGGTGGTGTGCGCGTACTGGTAGGTGACGATGTCATCGACAGTTCCGTGCGCGGCAAGCTGCAAGCGATGGCGGCAAGCCTCAAGAATTAG